The window CGTGGTGCACCTGACTAGGGTCAAGTTTCGTATCAAAAGAATAGGTATTGCGACTGAAGCAGTTTGGTCTCGTATCCTAAGAATTCGCGCAAGGCCAGCAGCGCCGAACGAGACCAGTCCGGCTTAGCTGAAAGCTTAAAGATCTAAAAAATATTGTCAAGCTAAACCAAAGACGTCCTAGTTGTCGAAACTCCCAGGCCACAGCTTCCCAAGCTGATAACGAGGGTTCGATTCCCTTCACCCGCTCCACTATTTTCAAGGCCTCCAGCCTTTCCCGCGTCAACTTGGTGTCTGTTAAAGTGTCTGTTTCTGGTTTTCGCAGGCTCCGTATGAACTGAACAGACACTACGCCTAGACACTCCGCTTCCTGAACAATCCTCGCGTCCTGCCAGTCGATCACCGCATCTTCATCTGCGCCCCCGGCCATTTCCATATCACCACAACTCCTTCAGTTTCCGCGTGAGACTCTAGAATCGTTCCCGCTTGCATGATTTACTGTACATACAAACAGTATTCTGGAGATTGTGCGATGACGGGGAAAATTATCAACCTCGAGCAGATCAGAGCGTTAAAGGAGGCAGGAGTCGAATGGGGACCTAGCTCTTTATTCGATGACTTACCGCTGTCCTTCTCGGCTGCCCACTGCGCCGCTGCCCGCGCCATGCTGAGCTGGTCAGTAGAGGCACTCGCATTCCGGTCCGGGGTTTCAACCAAGGCCATCAGGGAGCTTGAAGCAGGCCGGCGTACATTGCGACCTGTCACGATGCAAGCCTTGTCGTACGCCTTCGAAGCGGAAGCTCTGGTCTTTCTTCCAGGACTGAAGCCCATGCGCGGCAATAACTGCCGAGGCGGGACTACAGACCCCAAGACACGTGATGATTTCCATCTGATCGAGTAGCCCACTAAACTGGGCGACTTACTCTTCACCACTGCTTCCTGGCAGGCTAGCATCTCACTCGAAAAGGAATGTCGTATGACTCAACCGTTACTTCCGATGGCTTTCAATGAGTACGGCGAACCGGTCCCCACAGCAGACCAGGTCCGCACCATTTTGGCAGTATTACCGGTAGAAGTTGGGAACGGATTACGCGAAAAACTCAACGATGTACTTAAAGCCAGCGCACCGGGTCCATTCTCTGACGCCCTCGGCGATTTGGAAGCTTATCTGAGCGCGCTGGACGACACTCGTCTGATGCCTTTCGAAAACCAAATTGCGCTCAAGGCGTTTGTGATGCTCGGCTGGCAGGAATGGCGGGCGAGCTTTAACACATTCGAAGCAATCTAAACGCCCGCACTCGCCCTCCCCCTGATCGTGCGAAATATTTACACCCGCTAAGACCAGGACTGAGGTGCG of the Pseudomonas frederiksbergensis genome contains:
- a CDS encoding helix-turn-helix domain-containing protein: MTGKIINLEQIRALKEAGVEWGPSSLFDDLPLSFSAAHCAAARAMLSWSVEALAFRSGVSTKAIRELEAGRRTLRPVTMQALSYAFEAEALVFLPGLKPMRGNNCRGGTTDPKTRDDFHLIE